From the Scatophagus argus isolate fScaArg1 chromosome 21, fScaArg1.pri, whole genome shotgun sequence genome, one window contains:
- the LOC124052662 gene encoding cytochrome c oxidase subunit 6B1, with amino-acid sequence MAEDIKTKLENYRTAPFDARFPNQNQTRNCWSNYLDYHRCQKALDAKGVDNTPCDWYKRVYKSLCPISWVQKWDDQRAEGTFPGKI; translated from the exons ATGGCCGAGGACATTAAGACTAAACTTGAGAATTATCGCACTGCCCCCTTTGATGCCAGATTCCCCAACCAGAACCAGACCAGGAACTGCTGGTCCAACTACCTGG ACTATCACCGCTGCCAGAAAGCTCTGGACGCCAAAGGAGTTGACAATACCCCATGTGACTGGTACAAAAGGGTCTACAAATCACTCTGCCCTATCTCCTGG GTCCAAAAATGGGATGACCAGAGAGCAGAGGGGACCTTTCCAGGAAAAATCTAA
- the fam234a gene encoding protein FAM234A encodes METAGAATEGDPLKRGEDGVETGTTPSATELKKKSCKEVLGFAKLTHWRTAVFFLSLFLCLTIVFAFSFIIPCPVRPQYLVSWNRTFSEAATYDFLATEDASRDKVMDVLFILRNTEASPNKTCAGAGLPSPCVFVLAVDGTDGATLWERPLEPEFHWAQCGLDRDTSRTWDCLLSHSDQLTAIDKYTGEVRWQQHQPSGLHSTVPVLSVPDLDEDKVIDVALVASDNTQTQVVFLSGKTGVQIGSTVVLDSPETANHLLYCTTEGSHYVLLQKDTGLYGWALWRIAAKAKAGMEKGLKKDKHWEKNANPTSGLVPIYESDSVRQVLKAGETDDLPNLLLVTGKEVALISGKNLQLLWRFNISSVLSEPSFGHFNKDGVLDVVVEDDIGNYTKRVIILDGQSGGVLWEVNLLATPNSPRPASIYTTNSFSIFVFWGMMPSETNSSVPLISDRRSYMLHPLYSKVLLESTSSVDHIVTFKATLLEHGRHAAYILLTGPGKEGSEGTVVLSKRKMKQDVSHSNVLRIGTGGGSETNDNIKEAFSRLRFSD; translated from the exons ATGGAGACCGCAGGTGCTGCCACAGAGGGTGACCCtctgaagagaggagaggacggGGTAGAGACAGGAACGACACCATCAGCaacagagctgaagaagaagagctgcAAAGAAGTTTTGGGTTTTGCTAAACTGACCCACTGGCGAACCGcagtcttcttcctctccttgttCCTATGCCTCACCATAGTGTTTGCTTTCTCCTTCATCATCCCCTGTCCTGTCAGACCACAGTATCTTGTTTCCTGGAACAGGACTTTTTCTGAAGCAG CAACCTATGACTTCTTAGCTACTGAAGATGCAAGCAGGGACAAGGTGATGGATGTCCTGTTCATCCTCAGAAACACAGAAGCCAGTCCGAACAAGACGTGTGCTGGTGCAG gtCTTCCCTcgccatgtgtgtttgtgttagcaGTGGATGGGACAGATGGAGCAACCCTGTGGGAGCGTCCGCTGGAACCTGAGTTCCACTGGGCCCAGTGTGGTCTGGACAGAGACACAAGTAGAACCTGGGACTGTTTGCTGTCCCATTCTGACCAACTCACAGCCATTGACAAATACACTG gtgaggtgaggtggCAGCAGCATCAGCCTTCTGGTCTGCACAGCACTGTGCCTGTTCTTAGTGTCCCAGATCTGGATGAGGACAAGGTCATCGATGTGGCTCTGGTGGCATCTGACAACACACAG ACTCAGGTGGTATTTCTCTCAGGGAAGACGGGTGTTCAGATTGGCTCTACGGTGGTTCTTGACTCCCCAGAGACAGCCAATCATCTTCTTTATTGCACTACAGAGGGTTCACATTATGTACTACTACAAAAAG ACACTGGCTTGTATGGATGGGCACTGTGGAGGATCGCTGCCAAGGCTAAAGCAGGGATGGAGAAGGGTCTCAAAAAGGACAAACACTGGGAGAAGAATGCCAATCCAACATCTGGCCTTGTACCCATCTATGA GTCTGACTCAGTGAGACAAGTGCTAAAAGCAGGAGAAACAGATGATCTGCCCAATCTGCTGCTTGTGACTGGGAAGGAAGTGGCATTAATCAGTGGAAAGAATTTGCAGCTGCTGTGGAGGTTCAATATCAGCTCAGTCCTCAG TGAGCCCTCCTTTGGTCACTTTAACAAAGACGGCGTACTCGATGTTGTGGTCGAGGACGATATTGGCAACTACACAAAGAGG GTTATAATTCTTGATGGGCAGTCTGGTGGTGTGCTGTGGGAAGTGAACCTCTTGGCTACTCCTAACTCGCCGCGACCCGCCTCAATATACACCACCAACTCCTTCTCGATCTTCGTGTTTTGGGGCATGATGCCCTCAGAGACCAACTCATCT GTACCGCTAATTAGCGACCGGCGCTCTTACATGCTCCATCCTCTCTATTCCAAAGTTCTCCTTGAGTCGACCAGTTCCGTTGACCACATCGTAACATTCAAAG CCACACTGTTGGAGCATGGACGCCATGCTGCCTACATCCTGCTGACAGGTCCCGGGAAGGAGGGAAGTGAAGGCACGGTGGTCCTCAGCAAGCGAAAGATGAAGCAAGACGTCTCTCACAGCAACGTGCTCCGTATTGGCACCGGCGGAGGTTCAGAGACCAACGACAACATCAAAGAGGCCTTCAGCCGTCTCCGCTTCAGCGATTAG